In Deltaproteobacteria bacterium, the genomic window GCAGGGATCTATAGCGCCGGTGTGCTTCACGGTTTGTTCCTCTTTTGGGGGAACAGACCTCCTCTGCTTCCGTGAATGTTCATGGCGGAGAGGAGTCCGCCCCTTCACCCCGGGGGTCGTCCCGGTAGCTGTACAAAGCGGACGGTTCCTGCCCCTCCCCCACGCCCACGACTCACGAACACGACTCACGCCCACGACTCACGAACACGAGTCACGCCCACGACTCACGAACACGACTCACGAACACGACTCACGCCCACGACTCACGAACACGACTCACGAACACGAGCCACGCCCACGACTCACGAACACGCCCATCCCCGCTCGCCCTTGATGGGTACCCCACCGCTCCCGCGATGTCGCGCGGAGCCAAGGGTGTTCTCCAAAAGTCGGGAAACTCCACGTCTTTTTCTCTTGACAAAGCCGGGTCGATGGCATACATTGTGCCAATTATCACATATGGGGAACCCCCGGTTCTGCCGCTTGGAGGAATGGAGGCCAGCGATTCTTACGATGCGGGAAGGGCCTGGGGGTGCAGGCAGAGACGAAGAGGCTGCCCTTCCTAAGGGGTCTTGGAGGAAACCGACAATTCTTGAAGGAGGAAAGGATCAATGTCTCTGAAGGGTCTGGATCCAAGAAAAATGGCGGATTGGGAGATTGCGGAAGCAGTCGAAAAAGACATGAAGCCGGTCTTTCAGCTTGCCGATGAGATGGGGCTCGAGAAAGAGGAACTGATCCCCATGGGACACACCCTGGGCAAGATCGATTTCATGAGGGTCCTTGAGCGGCTGAAAGACCGACCCAACGGCAAGTACATCGAGGTTACGGCGATCACCCCCACCCCTCTGGGTGAAGGGAAGACCACGACCACGATGGGCCTGATACCGGGGCTTGCCCTGAGGGGGAAGAACGTGACGGGCGCCATCCGGCAACCATCGGGCGGCCCTACTTTCAACATCAAGGGAAGTGCCGCGGGCGGCGGATTGTCCCAGTGCATCCCCCTGACGGCTTTTTCTCTCGGCCTCACCGGGGATATCGACAACGTGACCAATGCCCACAACCTCGCCATGGTGGCGGTCACCTCCCGCCTCCAGCATGAGTTCAACTACGATGACCAAACCCTAGCCAAGAAGGGGTTGAAAAGGCTCAATATCGATCCCCGGAACGTGGAAATGAAATGGGTCATGGATTTTTGTGCCCAGGCCCTGAGGGACATCATTATCGGCCTGGGGGGGAAGATGGACGGCTTTATGATGCAGTCGGGGTTTGCCATCTCGGTCAGTTCTGAAATCATGGCGATTCTTTCGGTTTTCAGCGATCTGAAAGATCTTAGGGAGAGGATCGGCCGGGTCGTGGTTGCCTATGACAAGCAGGGCAGACCCATCACGACCACGGATCTCGAGGTGGCCGGTGCCATGACCGCCTGGATGGTGAAGGCCATGAACCCCAACCTGCTTCAATCCCTGGAAGGGCAGCCCGTGCTGGTCCATGCCGGGCCCTTTGCAAATATTGCCGTGGGCCAGTCTTCCATCGTGGCGGACGAGGTCTGCCTGAAGCTTTCCGACTACCATGTGACAGAGAGCGGTTTTGGAGCCGACATCGGCTTTGAGAAGTTTTGGAACATAAAATGCCGGTTCAGCCGTTTGATCCCTCAGTGTTCTGTCATTGTCTCTACCATCAGGGCTCTGAAAATGCACGGCGGCGGCCCCAGGGTTGCGCCCGGTCAGCCTCTGGATTCCGCCTATACCACTGAGAACCTTGAGCTGCTTGAAAAGGGAATTCCCAACGTCCTCGCCCATATCGAGACGGTCAAGAAATCCGGCATCAGCCCGGTTGTCTGTATCAACAGCTTCCACACCGACACCAAGGACGAGATCGCTCTCCTGAGAAAGCATTGTGAGGCCGCAGGTGCAAGAGTCGCGGTCTCGGAGCACTGGCTGAAGGGAGGGGAAGGGGCTCTGGAACTGGCTGACGCTGTGATCGATGCATGCGAGGACGAGAGTCATTTCAGGTTCCTGTATCCGGATGAGATGCCCCTCCGGCAGCGGATCGAGACCATCGCCAAGGAGGTTTACGGAGCCGCTGCGGTGAGCTACACACCGGTGGCCGAGGAAAAAGCCAAACGGATGGAGAACGATCCCGAGTTGAGCAAGCTGGCGACATGTATGGTAAAGACCCACCTGAGCCTGACCCATGATCCCACAATCAAGGGGGCGCCCAAGGGCTGGACCCTGCCGATCCGGGACATTCTCACCTATCGAGGAGCCGGTTTCGTGGTACCGGTGGCCGGTGACATCCGGCTGATGCCGGGTACCGCTTCTGATCCGGCCTTCCGGAAGATAGATGTGGATGTCAATACGGGGAAGGTGAAGGGGCTCTTCTAGGTGGGCCTCGCGGTGTGAAATCGTTTGCTATCACTCATCGGACCGATTCGGATAGGAGAGTGCCACGGGAGAGATGGAAGCCAAGGAAATCCACGGGGTTTCCCTTGAAAAGTGCCGAATGGAATCGATATAATATGGTGTCCTATCTGTCCCCTCCTCGATTCCACCCCAGGGGGACTGCAGGTCTTCCAGCCTGAAAAGGGTGTATGCCGTCTGCTCGGCTTCCGAGTTCCGGCATCCGACTGAGGAGGCATGAGGACTGGAGGGCTGTCAAGGATGGTGACGGGTCGGTCTCCATGCTCCTTGATGGCCGAAAGGGAGAAAGGGCACCGTGTCTTTTACAGTCGCTGTTTCGGGAAAGGGGGGTACGGGGAAGACGACCATTGCGGGATTCCTGATCCAATACCTCCTCGACAGGGGGAAGAAACCGGTTTTGGCCGTTGATGCCGATGCGAACACCAATCTCAACGAGGTTCTGGGAGTCGAGGTCAAGGCGACGATCGGTGAAGCCAGGGACCTGATGAAAAAGGATGTCCCTGTGGGGATGACCAAGGACATCTGGTTCGAGTACAAGATTCAGGAGGCTCTGGTGGAGAAAAACGGTTTTGATCTGATCGCCATGGGCCGGCCGGAAGGCCCGGGTTGCTACTGTGCTGCCAATACCCTGGCCCGGAAATGCATCGACATCCTTGCTGGCAACTACCCCTACGTGGTGATAGACAACGAAGCAGGGATGGAACATTTTAGTCGCATGACTACCCGCAATGTGGATCTCCTTCTGATCGTATCGGATCCGAGCGCCCGTGGGGTTCTTACCGGGGCGCGGATTCGAGATCTGATCAGGGAACTCAACCTGGAGGTAGGGCGGGCGTTTCTCCTGTTGAATCGTGTGGAGAACGGTCCTCAACCGGAAATCGTGTCTCAAGCCGACAAGCTCTCTCTGCCCGTTGCCGGTGTGATACCCGCTGACCCGGTGGTCTACCAGTACGATCTGGAGGGCAGGCCGACATCCACGCTTCCCAGGGATTCAGTAGCCCTACGCGCCTCGTGGGAGATTTTCGACAAGCTGATTCCGTAGAATGGGTCTCCGGACGGTTTCTGCAGGGGACGGTCTTAGGGCCGGCTCCTGGTGGGGCGCCGGGAGGCGCCAGCGTTTTTTTCAAGTCCCTGCCCGGCTGACCTGGGCAAGGGGAGTCGAAGAAGGGGGAGTTAGGTATGTCAGCCAAGATCATCAGCGGGACGGAAGTTGCCCGGCAGATCCGGGAAGAGCTGAAAGCGGAGGTGGAGAATCTCAAGAAGGCCCATGCCGTGGAACCCGGCCTCGTCACCATACTGGTGGGGGAGAACCCCGCCTCGGTGAGCTATGTGACGGCCAAGCAGAGAACGGCCCATGAGCTCGGTTTCTATTCGGTCCAAGACAATCAACCCGAGGGAATATCAGAAGAGGATCTGTTGAAGCTGATAGACCGATACAACAGGGATCCCAAGATTCACGGTATTCTGGTCCAGCTCCCTCTGCCCAAGCACATAGACGAGAACAGGGTCCTCTATGCCATCGATCCGAAAAAGGATGTTGATGGCTTCCATCCCGTGAATGTGGGCAAGCTCATGATCGGGGAGCCCGACTATCTCCCGTGTACACCGGCCGGCATCCAGCAGCTCTTGATTCGATCAGGGGCCGAGATCGAGGGAGCGGAAGTCGTTGTGGTGGGAAGGAGCAATATCGTGGGCAAGCCCATTGCCAACATCCTCCTCCAGAAGGCCAAGGGGGCGAACGCCACGGTGACCGTCTGCCACACCAGGACGAGGGATATAGCCTTTCATACGCGGAGGGCCGACATCCTGATTGTGGCAGCGGGCAAACCCAAGGCCGTCACGGCAGACATGGTGAAATCCGGAGCGGTGGTGATTGATGTGGGAGTCAACCGCATCGGGAAGACCCCCGAGGGGAAGGCGAAGCTCTGTGGTGACGTTGACTTCGACGGAGTCAAGGAGAAGGCCGCCATGATAACCCCCGTGCCCGGGGGGGTAGGCCCCATGACAATCACCATGTTGATGATGAACACCGTCAAGGCGGCCAAGCTCGCCGCTGGAGTTGCATGATACTTTGCCCAGGGGACCACGGGCCACGAAAGGAGAGGCTATGAAAGAGAAGGTCGAGGAGAGGGTCTCTTTTGACGGGAAGAAGGTAAAGATTCTCGGCGGTATCTATGAAGAGGGCAAGCCGGAATCTCCCTTCCAGTGGAGGAAGAAGCTCAGGTCGAGGGAGGAGATGCTTGCCTACCTGAAGACCGGCGAGAGGTACTGGTTCAGCGATGAGTGGTACGGCAGTGAAAAGAGGAAGACACCGGCGTGACGGGTTGATGACCCAGGGAGGTGAGGACTGTGGCTTTTGAAATACCGAAGATAAACTACACGGGCAAAATCAAGAGTATCAAGGTGGGCAGACCGGACAGAGCGGTCGAAGTCGGAGACGAGACCTCCTACCCCTTTCATCTGTTCGAGGGCGAGATGCCCAATCCCCCTCGGATCGCCATGGAGGTCTACGATGCACCTCCCGAAGAGTGGGCAGAGGAGGCCTTGAAACCCTTTGAGGGCGTGACGGACGATCCCGTGGCTTGGGCGAAGAGGAACGTGGAGCAGTACAAGGCCGACCTTGTCTATCTCGAGCTGATCAGCACCGATCCGAACGGCCTGAATCGTTCCTCCGATGAGGCGGCGGAGACGGCCAGGAGGGTGGCGGATGCCATCGATGTCCCCCTCATTGTCTGGGGGGTGGACAACGATGAGAAGGACGCAGAGGTCCTCAGAAGGGTGGCCGAAGTCTGCGAGGGGAGGAACGTGATCATCGGTCCGGTGGTTGAGGGCAACTACAAGCAAATCGGTGCCGGCGCCATTGCCTACAAGCATACGGTCGTCGCGTCCACACCCATCGACATAAATCTCGCCAAACAGCTAAACATTCTTCTGGGGAACCTCGGCGTGCCGGATGAGCAGATCCTGGTCGATCCAACCACCGGGGGGTTGGGCTACGGGATCGAATACACCTATTCGGTGATGGAACGGATGAGGATGGCAGCCCTGACCCAGCAGGACGAGCGGCTTCAGTTTCCCATGATCTGCAACATGGCCAGGGAGGTTTGGAAGACCAAGGAAGCGAAGCTCAGCGAACAAGAGGCCCCGGCCATGGGCGATCCTGGAAAGAGGGGGATACTCATG contains:
- a CDS encoding formate--tetrahydrofolate ligase, producing the protein MSLKGLDPRKMADWEIAEAVEKDMKPVFQLADEMGLEKEELIPMGHTLGKIDFMRVLERLKDRPNGKYIEVTAITPTPLGEGKTTTTMGLIPGLALRGKNVTGAIRQPSGGPTFNIKGSAAGGGLSQCIPLTAFSLGLTGDIDNVTNAHNLAMVAVTSRLQHEFNYDDQTLAKKGLKRLNIDPRNVEMKWVMDFCAQALRDIIIGLGGKMDGFMMQSGFAISVSSEIMAILSVFSDLKDLRERIGRVVVAYDKQGRPITTTDLEVAGAMTAWMVKAMNPNLLQSLEGQPVLVHAGPFANIAVGQSSIVADEVCLKLSDYHVTESGFGADIGFEKFWNIKCRFSRLIPQCSVIVSTIRALKMHGGGPRVAPGQPLDSAYTTENLELLEKGIPNVLAHIETVKKSGISPVVCINSFHTDTKDEIALLRKHCEAAGARVAVSEHWLKGGEGALELADAVIDACEDESHFRFLYPDEMPLRQRIETIAKEVYGAAAVSYTPVAEEKAKRMENDPELSKLATCMVKTHLSLTHDPTIKGAPKGWTLPIRDILTYRGAGFVVPVAGDIRLMPGTASDPAFRKIDVDVNTGKVKGLF
- a CDS encoding AAA family ATPase, which encodes MSFTVAVSGKGGTGKTTIAGFLIQYLLDRGKKPVLAVDADANTNLNEVLGVEVKATIGEARDLMKKDVPVGMTKDIWFEYKIQEALVEKNGFDLIAMGRPEGPGCYCAANTLARKCIDILAGNYPYVVIDNEAGMEHFSRMTTRNVDLLLIVSDPSARGVLTGARIRDLIRELNLEVGRAFLLLNRVENGPQPEIVSQADKLSLPVAGVIPADPVVYQYDLEGRPTSTLPRDSVALRASWEIFDKLIP
- the folD gene encoding bifunctional methylenetetrahydrofolate dehydrogenase/methenyltetrahydrofolate cyclohydrolase FolD, with translation MSAKIISGTEVARQIREELKAEVENLKKAHAVEPGLVTILVGENPASVSYVTAKQRTAHELGFYSVQDNQPEGISEEDLLKLIDRYNRDPKIHGILVQLPLPKHIDENRVLYAIDPKKDVDGFHPVNVGKLMIGEPDYLPCTPAGIQQLLIRSGAEIEGAEVVVVGRSNIVGKPIANILLQKAKGANATVTVCHTRTRDIAFHTRRADILIVAAGKPKAVTADMVKSGAVVIDVGVNRIGKTPEGKAKLCGDVDFDGVKEKAAMITPVPGGVGPMTITMLMMNTVKAAKLAAGVA
- a CDS encoding acetyl-CoA decarbonylase/synthase complex subunit delta: MAFEIPKINYTGKIKSIKVGRPDRAVEVGDETSYPFHLFEGEMPNPPRIAMEVYDAPPEEWAEEALKPFEGVTDDPVAWAKRNVEQYKADLVYLELISTDPNGLNRSSDEAAETARRVADAIDVPLIVWGVDNDEKDAEVLRRVAEVCEGRNVIIGPVVEGNYKQIGAGAIAYKHTVVASTPIDINLAKQLNILLGNLGVPDEQILVDPTTGGLGYGIEYTYSVMERMRMAALTQQDERLQFPMICNMAREVWKTKEAKLSEQEAPAMGDPGKRGILMEAVTAVILLLAGADILVMRHPDAVRLTREMVNDLMAAG